A stretch of the Opisthocomus hoazin isolate bOpiHoa1 chromosome 2, bOpiHoa1.hap1, whole genome shotgun sequence genome encodes the following:
- the LOC104329675 gene encoding serine/threonine-protein kinase PDIK1L: MATEAKYSIVREVGRGSYGVVYEAVVNRTRSKVAVKRMHCNVPENVELALQEFWALQSIQRQHENVIQLEECILQYGQVFQPISHRYRKSDSHLLLIETCLKGRRCMDPKSACFLWFVMEFCDGGNMNEYLLSRSPDAQLNNSFMRQLSSAVAFLHRNQIVHRDLKADNILISHRCGSPIVKVADFGLSKVCQGKGNVNQHRFSSACGSNFYMAPEVWEGHYTAKADIFALGIIFWAMVERITFRDGDTEKELLGTYICQGKELIPLGEALLENPNMKLQIPLKNKKSMPDDLCKLLHDMLAFNPKERLDAFQLEVRIRQISYGKKRQRSVS, encoded by the exons ATGGCTACGGAAGCCAAGTACAGCATCGTTCGCGAAGTGGGCCGGGGGAGCTACGGGGTGGTCTACGAGGCCGTCGTTAATCGAACTAGAAGCAAAGTAGCCGTCAAAAGGATGCACTGTAACGTGCCCGAAAACGTAGAGCTGGCTCTGCAAGAGTTCTGGGCCCTGCAGAGCATCCAGAGGCAACACGAGAACGTGATCCAGTTGGAGGAGTGTATCCTGCAGTACGGCCAAGTCTTCCAGCCAATTAGCCACCGTTACAGGAAATCAGACAGCCATTTGCTGCTGATTGAGACCTGCCTGAAAGGCCGGAGGTGCATGGATCCCAAATCGGCCTGCTTTCTGTGGTTCGTGATGGAGTTTTGCGACGGGGGCAACATGAACGAGTACCTGCTGTCTCGCAGCCCGGACGCtcagctgaacaacagcttcATGCGGCAGCTCAGCAGCGCCGTGGCTTTCCTGCACAGAAACCAGATAGTGCACAGAGACCTGAAAGCTGACAACATTTTGATTTCTCATCGGTGTGGAAGTCCCATCGTAAAG GTAGCGGATTTTGGCCTCAGCAAGGTGTGTCAGGGGAAAGGGAACGTGAACCAGCATCGCTTCTCCTCTGCCTGTGGGTCGAACTTCTACATGGCTCCAGAAGTGTGGGAAGGTCACTACACTGCGAAGGCTGACATCTTTGCCCTGGGGATCATTTTCTGGGCGATGGTCGAGAGGATCACCTTCCGCGACGGGGACACCGAGAAGGAATTGCTCG GCACTTACATCTGCCAAGGGAAGGAGCTCATTCCcctcggagaagcgctgctggagaaCCCCAACATGAAACTACAGATTCCCCTGAAGAACAAGAAGTCCATGCCAGACGATCTCTGCAAGCTCCTGCACGACATGCTGGCTTTTAACCCAAAGGAGAGATTGGATGCCTTCCAGCTGGAAGTCCGAATCAGGCAAATCTCCTACGGCAAAAAGCGTCAGCGCTCCGTCTCGTAG